Proteins encoded together in one Coffea arabica cultivar ET-39 chromosome 2c, Coffea Arabica ET-39 HiFi, whole genome shotgun sequence window:
- the LOC113731177 gene encoding uncharacterized protein isoform X1 → MKNKKRKHMHAHQKEEEEEEHQGPSKSSRVDSSQGTYEKQKTEAEDGKLLFNLEEVSPWRNLQLILLLQNKHIDLPTKLEVACKYVLLRTSIREDGDDSLEILDAVSMSRVVVFVSNWIESVLISSVKKTPDKGSEGHPETVGFCLDYRCWVILKFCLEESLKVNVSLNYSRDFLRVIDCISRDALACFSLELIDSKESALSSEGNELQETVLSCISFIFSSHNGVANANLDLWIMVTDTVLEIVRKVFSNKVADSKAGIFILQFSCYLLEPFAKFLRVHPARKNGFHDFIDRLLEPLMHLLDELRLSTCKDLGWSKNLLKLVEEISSQGLFHAAHIDGFLSLQSTGKYKKSDDGKSKERIFFIKSYHRKLFDKLEKIIACKNSLPLGGVGALFHLFVVCATKQKGVSSVNKVSRQLEDSAGHISERSSGSSNVALQTQNCSGSVSAVTRKSLFDFFVQIMESFLSHITMHLQAEWNVGTPLSDVLCVLISANKLLASFKQENIYTRLEDISEGACMNFLRFIYETIMLLSVKIKHLMSSFGSNVRNQEVLILMAKEIVVAVHLLVEIEYEVVGDDLENLWGIMFTFASSSQSMVDVPDKHLLISEIHILGCALINLYSELRQVNTSVFALCKAARHLESAHKDGEACTSESYCSCSMSLSTLLCSLEFRLSIYNGFKSIPEGQVSGCIRLLTAEISESLKWLNAQLQLGPADDLSKPGCTDGGFSWFDLKAELLGRFLSEIYTLILDSMTVTSGNCNAVGSSIKDLMELMCHSSNSQDLLKPDIMDKFFSLVSGQSSSWGVGLENDSLSCWLLVFFFRLYLSCRSLYRRVISHVPPHTSKKMSETMGDPYAAYSGKDWLDGIVQNAEGYFSWIIQPSANLLTIINNVSRMYFQDTLAGCPPLVYVLNAMTIQRLVDLNRMTKSFEYLLARNDKLIAAEMIDDTGVSYKRGKKWRKCLLSMKQEAAGLTKFMMLCFSSLFKDQLTISYDSGLSKCLSIQNLQKDNAWDLNVGALDQKTLPAAMWLIACQHIDIWCRHASKKDLKQFLTHLINCSLLIGSGGNDKFRSHCINKVGHLRNVTTQQISLELLNDTGLYEQKFFRRHIASTFCQILEASLSSISVDFGEGYLSSQHDWSEIIRALRNPSNIIHVKKSAKNAEICRIEDVAPSSNTEYALCNSLLNFLSWMPKEILGPKSFQSFANCILKLEQVAVGSLLGWYNTLLAGGHDEFFQLFLSCRRTLKSLLMASCEENMDYNHSSLISLLLEGSSPVLWLLESLLAVVGFQNASSEAVPSQLKDLLFSLMDHTSYMFLTVGKNRLQISLLFSGMDYNGQDNFAVGSQDTDLAEDEPHLDFCRDNDPCKSLALVANVLSECMQNSLACFSQAYASENLGVLPEFQELKKLSPVISCIQGFLWGLASGLGNIDAENCKMRIRLSKCELEPLYKLNIFINTCAEYVSYFLQLFLLEDDSLAQNLAIAQKLDQPELDHLCLENEEVFINKGADGNDVLHAEMSQVSEPFGNRGNNEVHYISDKSVVKGKPIPKNEDVESLLAKVQLFDSRCLRKTFLHELIRGDKSEEAYFLKQLFLAAAAILRLKLELGSTALLQNIMPILLGVSEVLLLEFARDVAPPPFSFVWLNGVIKFMEELGNCFPSSSPILSRKLYGKLIDLHLRSIGKCIVLQGKIATLSSKETGSSMEKPIEWLNFSESSISHELSCLDDFIARLRTSFRVLVQKSSELHLLTAIQAIERAVVGVQDGCLTNYEIHIGSLGCGKVSSVVAAGIDCLDSLIEFVTGRKRLNVVKRHIQSLVACLFNVVLHLQGPSIFQGNVNFDEGYTGPDSGSVILMCIELLRRVTGKHALFQMDASYVGQSLNIPAALFQNLLQLQLSDSYSSTTSKTTDTCSLKITSGRILDGRYSLDLYAACCRLLSSLVKHHGSETQRCAALLEHSVSILLHCLEMVNIDPIVRGGNFAWEVQEGVKCACCLRRVYEEIRQQKDSLGRYCFQFLSCYIWVYCGFGPLKTGIRREIDEALRPGVYALIDACSADQLQHLHTVFGEGPCRSALAILQNDYKLYFQYEGKV, encoded by the exons atgaaaaacaagaaaagaaagcatATGCATGCCcaccaaaaagaagaagaagaagaagaacatcaGGGTCCTTCTAAAAGCTCCAGAGTTGACTCCTCTCAAGGAACATATGAAAAGCAAAAAACAGAGGCAGAAGATGGGAAACTACTGTTTAATTTAGAAGAGGTGTCTCCATGGAGGAATTTACAGTTGATTTTGTTGCTTCAGAATAAACACATTGATCTTCCCAC GAAGCTGGAGGTGGCTTGTAAGTATGTGCTGTTAAGAACATCTATAAGAGAAGATGGTGACGACAGCCTTGAAATTTTGGATGCAGTTAGTATGTCAAGAGTAGTAGTTTTTGTTAGCAACTGGATTGAGTCAGTTTTGATTTCTTCAGTTAAAAAAACTCCAGATAAAGGATCTGAGGGTCACCCAGAAACTGTTGGCTTCTGTTTAGATTACAGATGCTGGGTGATTCTGAAATTCTGTTTGGAGGAGTCTCTAAAAGTTAATGTATCATTGAACTATTCAAGAGACTTTCTACGGGTAATTGATTGCATCTCACGGGATGCATTGGCATGTTTCAGTCTTGAGTTAATAGATTCCAAGGAGTCAGCTTTGAGCAGTGAAGGCAATGAATTGCAAGAAACTGTGCTCAGTTGCATTTCATTCATATTTTCATCCCATAATGGGGTTGCAAATGCAAATTTGGACTTGTGGATTATGGTAACTGATacagtgcttgaaattgtcagaaaaGTTTTCAGTAACAAAGTTGCTGACAGCAAGGCGGGTATCTTCATCCTTCAATTCTCATGCTATCTGCTTGAGCCATTTGCTAAGTTTTTGAGAGTCCATCCAGCTCGTAAGAATGGTTTTCATGATTTTATTGATCGGCTTCTCGAGCCACTGATGCATCTATTGGATGAGTTACGTCTTTCTACATGCAAGGATCTAGGATGGAGTAAAAACCTACTAAAATTAGTTGAAGAAATTTCATCTCAGGGGTTATTTCACGCAGCTCATATTGATGGATTTTTGAGCTTGCAGAGCACAGGCAAgtataaaaaatctgatgacgggaaatcaaaggaaagaatattttttattaaaagttATCATAGAAAACTATTTGACAAGTTGGAGAAGATCATAGCCTGCAAAAATTCATTGCCATTAGGTGGCGTGGGAGCACTATTTCACTTGTTTGTTGTGTGTGCCACAAAGCAAAAAGGAGTTTCAAGTGTCAATAAAGTTTCCAGGCAACTGGAAGATTCTGCTGGTCATATTTCTGAAAGGTCTTCTGGTAGCAGTAATGTGGCTTTACAAACACAGAATTGTTCAGGTTCTGTGAGTGCAGTAACACGGAAGTCTCTTTTTGATTTCTTTGTCCAAATTATGGAATCTTTTCTATCGCATATTACAATGCATCTTCAAGCTGAATGGAATGTAGGAACCCCCTTGTCAGATGTTCTGTGTGTGTTGATATCAGCAAACAAGTTGCTTGCCAGTTTTAAGCAGGAAAATATATACACACGATTGGAGGATATTTCTGAAGGGGCATGCATGAATTTCCTGAGATTCATTTATGAGACCATTATGTTGTTGTCTGTCAAGATTAAACATCTGATGTCATCATTTGGTTCAAATGTTAGAAATCAGGAGGTCCTGATTCTAATGGCAAAGGAGATAGTTGTTGCTGTGCATCTCTTAGTGGAAATTGAATATGAGGTTGTTGGGGATGATCTAGAAAACTTATGGGGGATAATGTTCACATTTGCATCCTCCAGCCAGTCTATGGTTGATGTGCCGGATAAGCACCTATTAATCTCGGAGATACATATTCTTGGATGTGCCCTAATCAATCTTTACAGTGAACTTCGGCAG GTTAATACCTCAGTGTTTGCTCTCTGTAAAGCAGCAAGGCATTTGGAATCAGCTCATAAAGACGGTGAAGCATGCACTTCAGAATCTTATTGTTCTTGCTCAATGTCATTGAGTACATTGCTATGCTCGCTGGAGTTTAGACTTTCCATCTACAACGGTTTCAAGTCCATTCCAGAAGGCCAAGTGAGTGGATGTATTCGACTATTAACTGCAGAAATTTCTGAATCCCTGAAGTGGTTGAATGCTCAACTTCAGCTTGGTCCTGCAGATGATTTATCAAAGCCAGGTTGTACTGATGGTGGTTTCTCATGGTTTGATTTGAAGGCAGAACTTTTGGGAAGATTTTTGTCTGAAATATATACTTTAATTCTAGATTCCATGACTGTCACTTCTGGTAATTGTAATGCTGTTGGTAGTTCCATCAAGGATTTGATGGAACTTATGTGCCACAGCTCAAATAGCCAAGATTTACTTAAGCCAGATATCATGGATAAGTTTTTCTCCCTTGTTTCTGGACAAAGTTCCAGCTGGGGGGTTGGATTAGAAAATGATTCCTTGTCATGCTGGCTCTTAGTGTTCTTTTTCCGTCTATATTTATCCTGCAGAAGCTTATATCGACGAGTGATCAGCCATGTACCACCACATACATCCAAAAAAATGTCAGAAACAATGGGTGACCCTTATGCAGCTTACTCTGGGAAGGATTGGTTGGATGGCATTGTTCAGAATGCTGAAGGCTACTTTTCTTGGATCATCCAACCATCAGCTAATCTTCTTACCATAATAAACAATGTTTCAAGGATGTATTTTCAAGATACTCTGGCTGGTTGCCCGCCTTTAGTCTATGTTTTAAATGCCATGACTATTCAGAGACTTGTTGATTTAAACAGGATGACAAAATCCTTTGAATATTTGCTTGCAAGAAATGATAAGTTAATTGCGGCAGAGATGATTGATGATACTGGAGTATCATATAAGAGAGGTAAAAAGTGGAGGAAGTGTCTCTTGAGTATGAAGCAAGAGGCTGCTGGGCTGACTAAATTCATGATGTTATGTTTCTCGTCATTGTTTAAGGACCAGTTAACTATCTCATATGATAGTGGACTTTCTAAATGCTTATCCATCCAAAATCTTCAGAAAGACAATGCATGGGACCTTAATGTTGGTGCTCTGGACCAAAAGACATTACCAGCTGCAATGTGGTTGATTGCTTGTCAGCATATTGATATCTGGTGCAGACATGCTTCTAAGAAAGACCTTAAGCAATTTCTCACACATTTGATCAACTGTTCCCTTCTTATTGGAAGTGGTGGTAACGACAAATTTAGATCACACTGCATTAACAAGGTTGGCCATCTGAGGAATGTTACCACACAGCAAATCTCGCTTGAACTTCTGAATGACACTGGTCTCTATGAACAAAAA TTTTTTCGCAGGCATATAGCATCGACATTTTGCCAGATCTTGGAAGCATCCTTGTCATCTATTTCTGTTGATTTTGGAGAAGGTTATCTAAGTTCACAACATGATTGGTCGGAAATTATACGCGCTCTTAGAAATCCATCTAACATTATTCATGTCAAGAAGTCTGCGAAGAATGCTGAAATTTGCAGAATAGAAGATGTAGCTCCTTCCAGCAACACTGAGTATGCTTTGTGTAACAGTTTGCTGAACTTTTTGTCTTGGATGCCAAAAGAGATTCTAGGTCCAAAATCTTTCCAATCGTTTGCGAATTGCATTCTCAAACTTGAGCA GGTTGCGGTTGGCAGCTTGTTAGGTTGGTACAACACCTTACTTGCAGGTGGTCATGATGAGTTTTTCCAACTGTTTCTCTCCTGTCGGAGGACCCTTAAAAGTTTATTGATGGCTTCATGTGAAGAGAATATGGATTACAATCACTCTTCACTTATTAGCTTACTATTAGAGGGTTCATCTCCTGTATTATGGCTTTTGGAGTCATTGCTTGCAGTAGTTGGATTTCAAAATGCTTCTTCAGAAGCTGTTCCTTCTCAACTGAAAGATTTGTTATTTTCATTGATGGATCACACATCATATATGTTTTTGACAGTGGGCAAAAACCGGTTGCAAATTTCATTGCTTTTTTCAGGGATGGATTATAATGGACAAGATAATTTTGCTGTTGGTAGTCAAGACACAGATTTGGCTGAAGATGAACCACATTTAGATTTTTGCAGAGACAATGATCCATGTAAAAGTTTAGCACTTGTAGCCAATGTTTTAAGCGAATGCATGCAGAACTCACTTGCATGTTTTAGCCAAGCCTATGCAAGTGAAAACTTGGGAGTTCTGCCTGAGTTTCAGGAGTTGAAGAAATTGTCACCTGTGATATCTTGCATTCAAGGCTTCCTATGGGGTTTAGCTTCTGGGCTCGGCAACATAGATGCGGAGAATTGTAAAATGAGGATAAGATTGTCCAAATGCGAATTGGAACCTCTGTACAAACTAAATATCTTTATAAATACATGTGCAGAATATGTAAGCTACTTCTTACAGCTATTTCTTCTTGAGGATGATTCATTGGCTCAAAATCTAGCAATTGCTCAAAAACTTGACCAGCCAGAATTGGACCATCTGTGTTTGGAAAATGAAGAGGTGTTCATTAATAAAGGTGCTGATGGTAATGATGTTTTGCATGCGGAAATGTCACAAGTTAGTGAACCTTTTGGTAAcagaggaaataatgaagtaCATTATATTTCTGACAAATCTGTAGTGAAAGGGAAGCCCATTCCAAAAAATGAAGATGTTGAATCTCTTCTAGCCAAGGTTCAATTGTTTGATTCAAGATGTTTAAGGAAGACATTTTTGCATGAACTTATCAGAGGTGACAAATCAGAAGAGGCTTATTTTCTTAAACAGCTATTTCTTGCTGCTGCAGCTATATTGAGACTGAAGTTGGAGCTGGGTTCCACTGCTCTGTTGCAAAATATTATGCCAATTCTACTTGGAGTTTCTGAAGTCTTATTACTGGAATTTGCAAGAGATGTTGCTCCACCTCCATTTTCTTTTGTATGGTTAAATGGGGTTATCAAATttatggaagaattaggtaatTGTTTTCCTTCATCCAGCCCTATATTATCCAGGAAATTGTATGGGAAGCTGATAGACTTGCATTTGAGGTCTATCGGAAAGTGCATTGTTTTACAGGGAAAAATAGCTACTCTTTCTTCAAAAGAGACTGGGTCAAGTATGGAAAAGCCAATTGAGTGGTTGAACTTTTCTGAGTCCTCCATTTCTCACGAATTGAGTTGCTTGGATGACTTTATAGCTAGACTGAGGACATCATTCAGAGTTCTGGTTCAGAAATCATCAGAGTTGCATTTGTTAACAGCAATTCAGGCTATAGAAAGAGCTGTTGTGGGAGTGCAGGACGGCTGCTTGACAAACTATGAAATTCATATTGGCAGTTTGGGTTGTGGGAAGGTATCTTCAGTTGTTGCTGCTGGCATTGATTGTTTGGATTCACTTATTGAATTTGTGACAG GGCGCAAACGTCTGAACGTAGTAAAAAGACACATCCAGAGCTTAGTTGCATGTCTCTTCAACGTAGTCCTACACTTGCAGGGGCCCAGCATTTTCCAAGGAAATGttaactttgatgaaggttACACTGGTCCAGATTCTGGGTCAGTCATCCTTATGTGCATTGAGTTGCTGAGAAGGGTTACTGGAAAGCATGCTCTCTTTCAAATGGATGCCTCCTATGTTGGGCAGTCCTTAAACATACCTGCAGCATTATTCCAAAATCTCCTCCAGCTTCAACTCTCCGATTCTTATTCTTCAACTACTTCAAAGACCACAGATACTTGCTCCCTAAAAATCACAAGTGGCCGTATCTTAGACGGAAGGTATTCCTTGGACCTATATGCTGCATGCTGCCGATTATTGTCCTCCCTTGTTAAGCATCATGGAAG TGAGACTCAGCGATGCGCTGCTCTTCTCGAACACTCAGTCAGTATTCTTCTTCATTGCTTGGAGATGGTGAATATCGATCCAATTGTGAGAGGAGggaattttgcatgggaagtgCAAGAGGGTGTTAAATGTGCCTGCTGTCTGAGAAGAGTATATGAAGAG ATAAGGCAGCAGAAGGATAGCCTTGGTCGCTActgttttcaatttttatccTGTTACATATGGGTCTACTGTGGATTTGGTCCTCTTAAAACCGGCATCAGGAG GGAAATTGATGAAGCTTTGAGACCTGGTGTATATGCTCTAATTGATGCTTGTTCAGCAGATCAGCTTCAGCACCTTCACACGGTATTTGGAG AGGGTCCTTGCAGAAGCGCTCTGGCAATCTTGCAGAATGATTACAAGTTATATTTCCAGTACGAAGGAAAAGTCTGA